The Bacillus carboniphilus genome contains a region encoding:
- a CDS encoding esterase/lipase family protein — translation MKLFMSFIIVVGLVFILLTPQMKADSSGNAYPIVLVHGLGGWGSEEISGFNYWGGLNNIQSHLNKKGFETHVPAVGPVSSNWDRAAELYAYIKGGTVDYGAEAHSNQHGHDRYGDTFPGVINDWNSTNKIHLLGHSMGGQSSRQLVEFLKSGSEVEKTYHENHPEEEAMSSLFEGGKDWVHSVTTLATPHNGSAISNESEDFLPLIKSLIWKYLSLMETHTGNSFNYDFDLDHWGLKRQSDESLHSYIDRLFNNAFWETNDTSQFDLSLEGANEFNNQVKTYEDIYYFSYTGDATYKSVINQYRLPLLSMNPLFYTTSFYLGRYDDIFYGIDSSWYPNDGLVSVPSSQYPIGHSAKAVTSQQFEKGVWNYNPTQYRWDHTDFIGIDISDTLGFSDIKGYYKDIAENLASLPE, via the coding sequence ATGAAACTTTTTATGAGCTTTATAATCGTAGTAGGTTTGGTTTTTATTCTTTTAACCCCTCAAATGAAAGCGGATTCATCAGGTAATGCGTATCCTATCGTTCTAGTACACGGACTTGGTGGTTGGGGTAGTGAGGAGATTAGTGGCTTTAATTATTGGGGTGGACTAAATAACATTCAATCCCATCTTAATAAAAAAGGGTTTGAAACACACGTTCCAGCCGTTGGGCCAGTATCAAGTAACTGGGATCGTGCAGCTGAACTATATGCTTACATTAAAGGTGGAACCGTTGATTATGGTGCAGAAGCTCATTCAAATCAACATGGTCATGATCGCTATGGAGATACATTCCCTGGTGTTATTAATGATTGGAATAGCACAAATAAAATTCATTTGTTAGGCCACAGCATGGGAGGACAATCATCAAGACAACTAGTAGAGTTCTTGAAATCAGGTAGCGAAGTAGAAAAAACATATCATGAAAACCATCCTGAAGAGGAGGCCATGTCATCATTGTTTGAGGGAGGAAAAGATTGGGTTCATAGTGTAACCACACTCGCTACCCCCCATAACGGTTCAGCTATATCAAACGAATCTGAAGATTTTCTTCCTCTAATTAAATCTTTAATATGGAAATATCTTTCTTTAATGGAAACACATACAGGAAACTCTTTTAACTACGATTTTGATTTAGATCACTGGGGGCTCAAACGTCAATCTGATGAATCACTTCATTCGTATATTGACCGACTCTTCAATAATGCTTTTTGGGAAACAAACGACACCTCTCAATTCGATCTTTCCCTAGAGGGAGCTAATGAGTTCAACAACCAAGTAAAAACATACGAAGACATATATTATTTTTCTTATACGGGGGATGCCACTTATAAGTCTGTTATAAATCAGTATCGTCTTCCTTTACTTTCAATGAATCCACTTTTTTACACGACTAGCTTTTATTTAGGCCGATACGATGACATTTTTTATGGAATAGACTCATCATGGTATCCAAATGACGGACTTGTTAGTGTTCCTTCCTCCCAGTACCCTATAGGTCATTCCGCTAAGGCAGTAACGAGTCAACAATTCGAAAAAGGGGTTTGGAACTATAACCCTACACAATACCGTTGGGATCACACAGACTTTATCGGAATAGATATTTCTGACACTCTTGGTTTTAGTGATATTAAAGGCTATTACAAGGACATTGCCGAAAACCTAGCTTCCTTACCTGAATAA